In Stomoxys calcitrans chromosome 2, idStoCalc2.1, whole genome shotgun sequence, the following proteins share a genomic window:
- the LOC106083659 gene encoding uncharacterized protein LOC106083659, producing MRGFIVMCLCAVSLAAPQGYQYNPQSVGGAAVGIQQQQVASFGSNFGGASSSSVSSAGGFFQGGHAVAQQQAFGGHQQVHHQQQQQHQQQQQAIVSKRFFIHSAPEDVEEDFKEKHITVGVPKKNYNVVFIKSPSKSNKKTAIKISPAPTEEKTVIYVLSKKTDASDIQAEVVEHATTTAKPEVFFIKYKTNEEANHAQEQIQAQYDALGGSSQVSDEGIAPVTSVIGALGGGNAAEAGTGSGAVSAGQSAGGSFGGVSAGHGGQASNNAYLPPNFY from the exons ATGCGTGGATTTATT GTTATGTGTTTGTGTGCCGTATCCTTGGCTGCCCCTCAGGGTTACCAATACAACCCTCAAAGCGTGGGTGGAGCTGCAGTTGGTATTCAACAACAGCAAGTTGCTTCCTTTGGATCTAATTTCGGGGGCGCCTCATCATCATCCGTCTCCAGTGCAGGCGGTTTCTTCCAAGGTGGTCACGCCGTCGCTCAACAACAGGCCTTTGGCGGTCATCAGCAAGTCCAtcatcagcaacagcaacaacaccaacagcaacagcaagccATTGTCTCTAAACGTTTCTTCATCCACTCTGCCCCCGAGGATGTGGAAGAGGATTTCAAAGAAAAACACATCACTGTCGGCGTTCCCAAGAAGAACTACAATGTGGTGTTCATCAAATCACCCTCCAAGTCCAACAAGAAGACTGCCATCAAAATTAGCCCTGCTCCCACCGAAGAGAAGACTGTCATCTATGTGCTCAGCAAGAAGACCGATGCCTCCGACATTCAAGCCGAGGTTGTCGAACACGCCACCACCACCGCCAAGCCCGAGGTCTTCTTCATCAAGTACAAAACCAATGAGGAGGCCAACCATGCCCAAGAACAAATCCAAGCCCAATACGATGCCTTGGGCGGAAGCTCTCAGGTCAGTGATGAGGGTATTGCTCCCGTCACCTCTGTCATTGGTGCCTTGGGTGGTGGCAACGCTGCCGAAGCCGGAACCGGTTCAGGTGCCGTCAGTGCCGGTCAGTCTGCGGGCGGTAGCTTTGGTGGCGTCTCTGCTGGTCACGGCGGCCAAGCCAGTAACAATGCCTACTTGCCACctaatttctattaa